TTTAAAATTCCTTCATATTCCGATCCTAGATTTTCTTGTAAAACGTAAAAAAGCACCTAAGATCTTATCGATCCAGGTGCTGTCGGTTCCATTGTATTCAAGCGGCTTCTCAGCCGGATGTTCTTATAGTTTAGTTACGTTAGCAGCTTGTGGGCCGCGCGCGCCTTCTACGATGTCAAATTCAACGGATTGACCTTCTTCAAGAGTTTTGAAACCATCAGTTTGAATTGCGGAGAAATGAACGAATACATCTCCACCATCTTCGCGCTCGATGAAGCCATAGCCTTTTTCTGCGTTAAACCATTTTACTTTACCTTGCATTGGAACACATTCCCTTCACCAATAAAATGTAAGCCCTTACTTTTTGACTATAACACTCATCTGCTTGGCCTGTCAATTTTTTCTTTTTAAATTTTTAGAAAATTCACGTATTCACATTTGAAATTTATCGAAAAATGTCGTGAAAGCTTGTTTTCATTAGTTACCCACAAAATTGTCCACATTATCCACAGGTATAAAAATACGTTGTCCACAACTTTTGGGCGCAAAATGTGGAGTTTGTACACATCCGTTTCGGCTCCGAAACAGGCTGTCCACATGCAATTTGGTATAACGGGGGTAACTTTGGCGAAATCTGAGGTAAGGTGTGCAAAAGTCCGGAAACGCGAAAAACCCTCTGTGGATACAGAGGGCGTCTGAACTGTACATTCACTTTTTTTTGTCGAAGAAGAAGCTATCTGCCGAATAAGGGTTCACATACTTGGCCGTCACTTTACGATGCTGAACTGTTTGATTCAGCTGCTTTTTTACTTGGTTCTGCAACAGTACAAGCCTGTTCTCGATCAATTTATCCATAGCCACAATTTTATCAATCGTTTTTCTATTCTCCTCATCGAGACTAAGTTCAGTTGATTCGGCTCTTATACGGTCGATGGCCATCTCCCGCTCTTCGATAAACTGAACAATTTCCTCTGCAGTGGCCTCATGAAGCCTATCCACAGATTCTTTAGTCATTACGTAAAGACGTTCGATCAAGCTATGCATGTTGAGTCCCAGTGGCTGTTGTCGAAGGATTCATTGCAATTTTTGCCGCCTCAACCCAAGCTTCTCTAAGCTCTGTTAAGAGCCCCATAACCTCTTGGATAGGCTCAATAATTTTTTTACTGTTCGCTTCTTTCAAACGAAATATAAAATAATCATATAAGCTCATTAAATTGTCCGAAAGGGGCACACTTCTATCTAGTGTAATGACAAACTCCATGATAATATCATGGACTTTCATAATGCTTGTATGCGCATCCTGTGGCTTTTTTTCTGAATAGCATCAATCGCCTGCTTACAAGAGCGAATAGCACCATCATATAACATGATCAGCAATTGTGAAGGC
This genomic window from Paenibacillus hexagrammi contains:
- a CDS encoding flagellar protein FliT gives rise to the protein MHSLIERLYVMTKESVDRLHEATAEEIVQFIEEREMAIDRIRAESTELSLDEENRKTIDKIVAMDKLIENRLVLLQNQVKKQLNQTVQHRKVTAKYVNPYSADSFFFDKKK
- a CDS encoding cold shock domain-containing protein, translated to MQGKVKWFNAEKGYGFIEREDGGDVFVHFSAIQTDGFKTLEEGQSVEFDIVEGARGPQAANVTKL